CGCCTGGGCGACCACCCGTGCGGTGCGCGCCAAGGTCTGCTCGAGATCGGCGACCGCGCGACGCAGCCTGCCGCTGGCGGCGTCGCCGGCGCGCGTCAGCGCCCGGCGGGCGTTGCGCACCACCGCCGCCGCGTCGGCCGCAGTCGTCTCGGCCAGATCCGCCAACTCGCCGGTGATCACCCTGACGGCGTCTTTAGCGTCGCCGCTGCGGCGTCGCAGGTTCGCCGCGATCGACCGCACCCGCCGCCCCGCCGCACGGCTGCGGTCCCGCACCTTCGTGCGCGTGGCGCCACCCGCCGCGTGCACCCGGCGGACTTGCCGGGCGATGCGGCCCACGCCGTGGCCAGCAACCCCGAGTCGGTCGGATACTCCGCATCGGCCTCGACCACGGTCGTGTCCGCCCGCACCCGGTTGGTCTTGAACACCTTGTGCTGGGCGGCCTTGGCCCACAACGCCTCATTCAGCTGCTCCACGGTGGCCGCGCCGCAGCGCGACGTCAGCTTCATCAACGTCGTCGGGTGCGGCACCGGTGCGCTCAGCGGGATGCGGCAGAACCGCCGCCAGCTGATCGAGTCGGTGACCTCGCGGCACAGCGTCTCGAACCCCAGCTGGTAGCGGAACTTGAGGAACATCATCCGCAGGTACGTCTCGATCGGGATCGATGGGCGACCCATGACCGGGTCGAAGTGCGCCGCGAACGGCGTGACGAACGCCGGGTCGTCCAGCAGCGCGTCGACGCGTTCGAGCTCACCGGGCAGCCCCCACACCTCGGCTGGCAGGATCGACTCCCACAACGTCGCCTGATCATTGGTGGTCCGCAGCACCATCCCCAAAGCCCCTGGTCACGCCGACACCACGGGCATTCTCGCAGCACTCGACCAACAACCATGGCAGGCACAACCGCAAAACCCCAGGTCAGCGGCCTACCGACCTCGGACTATTTCAGGGGGAAGTAACTAAGCCGGGATCACACAGCTGGTCTGCCGGCGTGAGGTCGCCCTCCGCGGCGTCGTCAGTCGTGGGCCGGGAGCATCTGCGGCACGAATAGGTAGCCGGCGATGTCCCACTGGTGCCCGTTGCGGTCGGCGACGTAGCCGGCAGTCACGCCAGTCGGTCTTCGCGGCAGGCTTGGTGATCGTCCTGCCGGCTCGCTCGGGAGTCGCGAGCGCCGCGTCGACTGTTACTCGCGGTCCGAGGTTCATCGCTCACGCGACTGGCGCGCACCCGTCGGCGGTGAAGTCGGGCGCCGCGTCGGCGGCCAAGGTCGTCCCGGTCGAACAGTCCGAGCACGACGGTGCCGTCATGCAGGAAGCTGATGGTGTTGTCGACCGACAGCGACGACCGCCGCCAGTCCACCGCTTCGTAGTAGCGGATCACGGTCGCGACGTCACCGGCACCGAGCGTGACAGAAGCACACGCGACCACCGTCGCGCGGCCACATGGTCGCCGAGTTCGCACCGTGCCGACGATGGCCGCCTGACAGTCTGCCGGGGCGGTGGCCGGACCCGGTCCGTGGGGACCCCTCGCGGCGCGATCGGCGCCCCGGGAGCCGGCCCGACCCGCCGGCTTCGCGCTGATGTGAGCGCGCCGAACGATCAGTGAACCTGAGCCTGCCAGCGAGCTTGCAAGGACTCTGCAAGTTTGCCGGCCGCTGTGATCGGCGGCTCGGTCGACGTGCAAGCGGATGTGCAAGCGGAATGCCAGCGCCGTGGTCATGGTGTCGCCCCGCCGCTGTCCGGCGCGACGACGAGGACGCACCCGTGACGACACGCCTACCTGGTTCATCGGCCCCTGCGACCAGTCCGCCCACGTGGTCGCCGACGGTCGCGGGCGCGTCGGGCGGCCAGCATGACCGCCCGATGCAACGCCGCCGCCGGTGCCGGCGCGGGATGTGGTCGCGTTCGGTCGGGAGGTCGGCCGGGTGCTGTCCGACGGGCGGATCGTCGGCCGTGCCGAACCGTTCGCGAAGGCCTTCGCGTCCAGCCGCGAGGTCAAGCGCGCGGTCGGCGCGACCGCGTGGGTGATCCTGGAAGACATCGCGCTGGACGCCGCCATCGACGACCGCGGACGCCTCGTCGCGCACACGAGCGTGCGCCAGATCGCCGACCACCTCGGGCTCAACAAGACCCCCGTCGCGCGTCACCTCGCCCGGCTCCGCGACCACGGGTTCGTGCTTCACGAAGA
The Euzebyales bacterium genome window above contains:
- a CDS encoding winged helix-turn-helix domain-containing protein, whose amino-acid sequence is MPARDVVAFGREVGRVLSDGRIVGRAEPFAKAFASSREVKRAVGATAWVILEDIALDAAIDDRGRLVAHTSVRQIADHLGLNKTPVARHLARLRDHGFVLHEEARDHASGRWDASRYLLDPSACVERFTHTPPAEQARTDSPVRDEPVDRADGTVSASTG